One Cyanobacteriota bacterium DNA segment encodes these proteins:
- a CDS encoding aspartate 1-decarboxylase — translation MQRTLLLAKIHNCILTAANIDYMGSISVDQQLLDISGILPYEQVQVVNITNGARLITYVIPAPAGSGAIELNGAAARLGVVGDRLIIMAYGQFSPEEAQVHQPTVVFVDQHNRPLQYSGKKALELYHQTTANHPVYATSRSEE, via the coding sequence CCACAACTGTATTCTGACTGCCGCTAATATAGATTACATGGGTAGCATTAGTGTGGATCAACAGTTGCTAGATATCTCAGGGATCCTACCCTATGAGCAGGTGCAAGTTGTCAATATTACTAATGGTGCTCGACTGATTACTTACGTAATTCCAGCGCCAGCAGGGTCAGGAGCGATCGAACTCAATGGTGCAGCGGCACGGTTGGGAGTAGTTGGCGATCGCTTGATTATTATGGCCTACGGGCAATTCAGTCCAGAGGAGGCTCAGGTGCATCAGCCCACGGTTGTATTTGTTGATCAACACAATCGCCCACTTCAGTATTCGGGGAAGAAGGCGCTGGAGTTGTATCATCAAACTACGGCAAACCATCCGGTTTACGCTACTAGTCGTTCGGAAGAGTAA